Proteins encoded within one genomic window of Bradyrhizobium sp. 186:
- a CDS encoding branched-chain amino acid ABC transporter permease, with protein sequence MPKRPSVIRQTILTPIVLIVVLLVMAAMSYQFGSRAFNRTVVEMLINIMVVVGLYVFVGNSGLLSFGHISFMCLGAYMTAWLAIPPVMKSITLKGLPAWLLHTQLPMWVATPISGVFAALFALVVGRVIMRLSGIAASIATFGLLGVVNNVYSNWDSVTGGQGSIVGIPPTMNVWIGWLGAAVAIVIAYLYAISRSGLALRATRDESVAASASGIDIVRERLIAFVVSAFIIGIAGALYAHFLSIVNPGAFYLRTTFITLSMLVVGGMYSLSGAVTGVVAISVLIELFRNLEKGISLGALKIALPNGIQEIAIGIITIVILMYLPTGLTRNQEFSWRGWPMLRRLSRPVRTAMKELN encoded by the coding sequence ATGCCAAAGCGGCCGTCTGTCATCCGGCAAACGATCCTGACACCGATCGTCCTGATCGTCGTGCTGCTCGTCATGGCCGCCATGAGCTACCAATTCGGCAGCCGCGCGTTCAACCGAACTGTCGTCGAGATGTTGATCAACATCATGGTGGTCGTCGGCCTCTACGTCTTTGTCGGAAATTCAGGCCTGCTGTCGTTCGGGCACATCAGTTTCATGTGCCTCGGCGCCTACATGACCGCCTGGCTCGCGATTCCGCCCGTGATGAAGTCGATCACGCTCAAGGGACTGCCGGCATGGCTGTTGCACACGCAATTGCCGATGTGGGTGGCCACACCGATTTCGGGTGTATTCGCCGCCTTGTTCGCGCTCGTCGTCGGACGCGTCATCATGCGCCTTTCGGGGATTGCAGCCTCGATCGCGACCTTCGGACTGCTCGGCGTCGTCAACAACGTCTATTCGAACTGGGATTCGGTCACGGGCGGACAAGGTTCGATCGTCGGCATACCGCCGACCATGAACGTATGGATTGGCTGGCTGGGTGCGGCGGTTGCAATCGTGATCGCCTATCTGTACGCGATTTCCCGATCCGGGCTCGCGCTTCGCGCCACACGCGACGAGTCCGTCGCCGCCAGCGCCTCGGGAATCGACATTGTCCGCGAACGGCTGATTGCGTTCGTGGTCAGCGCCTTCATCATCGGCATCGCCGGCGCGCTCTACGCGCACTTCCTCAGCATCGTCAACCCCGGCGCCTTTTATCTGCGGACGACCTTCATCACCCTGTCGATGCTGGTCGTCGGCGGCATGTACAGCCTCAGCGGGGCGGTCACCGGCGTCGTCGCGATCTCGGTACTGATTGAATTGTTCCGCAACCTTGAAAAGGGCATCAGCCTTGGCGCACTGAAGATCGCACTGCCGAACGGGATCCAGGAGATCGCGATCGGCATCATCACCATCGTTATCCTGATGTACCTGCCGACCGGCCTCACCCGCAACCAGGAGTTCTCCTGGCGCGGATGGCCGATGCTGCGACGATTGTCACGCCCCGTGCGGACGGCGATGAAGGAACTGAACTGA
- a CDS encoding branched-chain amino acid ABC transporter permease: protein MTAVLQIIFDALSLGSLYALGALGIALIFGVMRLVNFAHGDFIAFCVFAMLWPSIDATAVVFVGMLPFFLLIPLLLLIGAGVSIVSEIIVFRRFRNANPATMMIASFALGFVIRHILLMFYSSRPKSITLWPSLSLPVEFLGAHIPMLQVVTIVITLAALVVLVLFLKRTRYGLEMRAAAENFTMARMLGVRANGVILLAFAISGMLAAAIGLILATISGTADINMGANVMLIAFIATVIGGLGSVPGAVAGGFIIGAASVVFQATLPHDARVFRDAFVYGAVIVVLLVRPQGLFAPKSAKQRV, encoded by the coding sequence ATGACGGCGGTCCTGCAGATCATCTTCGACGCACTGAGCCTCGGCAGTCTCTATGCCCTGGGCGCGCTGGGCATCGCGCTGATCTTCGGCGTCATGCGGCTCGTCAACTTCGCCCATGGCGACTTCATAGCCTTCTGCGTGTTCGCGATGCTATGGCCGTCGATCGACGCCACCGCCGTCGTTTTCGTCGGCATGCTGCCGTTCTTTCTCTTGATCCCGCTGTTGCTGCTCATCGGAGCCGGCGTTTCGATAGTGTCGGAGATCATCGTCTTTCGCCGCTTCCGCAACGCCAATCCGGCGACGATGATGATCGCCTCCTTCGCCCTCGGATTCGTCATCCGCCACATCCTGCTGATGTTCTATTCGAGCCGTCCGAAATCGATCACGCTGTGGCCGAGCCTCAGCCTGCCGGTGGAATTTCTCGGCGCCCACATTCCGATGCTGCAAGTCGTGACCATCGTCATCACGCTGGCCGCGCTCGTCGTGCTCGTACTGTTCCTCAAGCGCACGCGCTACGGTCTGGAGATGCGCGCCGCCGCCGAGAACTTCACCATGGCGCGCATGCTCGGAGTCCGTGCCAACGGCGTCATCCTGCTGGCCTTTGCCATCAGCGGCATGCTGGCCGCCGCGATCGGATTGATCCTGGCCACCATCTCCGGCACCGCCGACATCAACATGGGCGCCAACGTCATGCTGATCGCTTTCATCGCCACCGTGATCGGCGGTCTCGGCAGTGTGCCCGGCGCCGTTGCCGGCGGCTTCATCATTGGCGCCGCCAGCGTCGTCTTCCAGGCAACATTGCCGCACGACGCGCGCGTCTTCCGCGATGCCTTCGTCTATGGCGCGGTGATCGTCGTCCTTCTGGTGCGGCCGCAAGGCCTGTTTGCACCGAAATCCGCCAAGCAGAGGGTCTGA
- a CDS encoding ABC transporter substrate-binding protein, with amino-acid sequence MRLTKVLGILAGVSALGFTPAKAVDEIVIGFATAASGFMQAYDKPAQDAAMIRIDEINKAGGLLGKKIKAVFADTKTDQAEGAKAGLAVLDQGADLVIVSCDYDFGAPAALQAQAAGKVSFFLCAESIKAGIPGVGPYSFSGSVLAAVQGATMAEWAYNKKNARSFYRLLDSWTVYNKGICDGFDWMMPKLKDAKLAGSDTFKNDDASIASQITRIKSLPKEPDAIMVCTMMPGAVSAIKQIRAAGIKSMILNGSSMDGSYWLNAIPDLSNFYVPVQGSIYGDDPNPKVNEFNKKFKDVTGGDPSSQYVYPGYVLIDVWAKAVERAKTTDAPAVVAELEKMNNEATLFGPRTFNKDIHHQNQGRYLIIDTEGGKPKMVDQWTISEKIPVDYLVSK; translated from the coding sequence ATGCGTTTGACCAAAGTACTGGGAATCCTGGCTGGAGTGTCCGCACTCGGGTTCACACCGGCCAAAGCGGTCGACGAGATCGTCATCGGATTTGCGACCGCAGCTTCAGGCTTCATGCAGGCCTATGACAAGCCGGCACAAGATGCGGCGATGATCCGCATCGACGAGATCAACAAGGCGGGTGGCCTGCTCGGCAAGAAGATCAAAGCCGTCTTTGCCGACACCAAGACCGATCAGGCCGAAGGTGCCAAGGCCGGCCTCGCGGTGCTCGACCAGGGCGCCGACCTCGTGATCGTCTCCTGCGACTACGACTTCGGCGCGCCGGCGGCACTCCAGGCGCAAGCGGCCGGGAAGGTCTCGTTCTTCCTCTGCGCCGAGTCGATCAAGGCCGGCATCCCCGGCGTCGGTCCCTACTCGTTCTCCGGCTCCGTTCTGGCGGCCGTGCAGGGCGCGACCATGGCGGAATGGGCCTACAACAAGAAGAATGCCCGCAGCTTCTACCGGCTGCTCGACAGCTGGACCGTCTACAACAAGGGTATCTGCGACGGCTTCGACTGGATGATGCCGAAGCTGAAGGACGCGAAGCTGGCCGGCAGCGACACGTTCAAGAATGATGACGCTTCGATCGCGTCCCAGATCACGCGCATCAAGAGCCTTCCGAAGGAGCCCGACGCCATCATGGTCTGCACGATGATGCCGGGCGCGGTTTCAGCCATCAAGCAGATCCGGGCCGCCGGCATCAAATCGATGATCCTCAACGGTTCGAGCATGGACGGTAGCTATTGGCTGAACGCCATTCCGGATCTGTCGAACTTCTACGTTCCGGTGCAGGGCTCGATCTACGGCGACGATCCAAATCCGAAAGTCAACGAGTTCAACAAGAAGTTCAAGGACGTGACGGGCGGCGATCCGTCCAGCCAGTACGTCTATCCCGGCTATGTCCTGATTGACGTTTGGGCCAAGGCGGTCGAACGCGCCAAGACCACCGACGCGCCGGCCGTCGTCGCCGAGCTGGAAAAGATGAACAACGAGGCCACGCTGTTCGGGCCGCGTACCTTCAACAAGGACATCCACCATCAGAACCAGGGCCGTTACCTGATCATCGATACCGAAGGCGGCAAGCCGAAGATGGTCGATCAGTGGACGATCTCGGAGAAGATCCCGGTCGACTACCTGGTGTCGAAGTAA